One Lucilia cuprina isolate Lc7/37 chromosome 4, ASM2204524v1, whole genome shotgun sequence DNA segment encodes these proteins:
- the LOC124419810 gene encoding uncharacterized protein LOC124419810 isoform X3, with product MESSETDESTKKQILKYYEKNKILHEGHRNLLIDTISKYIKAKGYKLSISQCADLEKEICKIFPSEELEYYNTGKRGKLYNKIFNLKRLSKGIFKSEEESDTNLRDELVPEKDSSFAIQILRSGHYSNDEMDLYWRKCYQCRFKQIKESKSTSEILKLWPEYIKPSGYTLIDIDFGLKYPQAKDMKTKIEDIFYSILPTLFVSTSAESSYRQSRSQNQKKVYRNRFPRFVCHSCRNQRGTGYEIKTP from the exons ATG GAATCTTCAGAAACCGATGaatctacaaaaaaacaaattttaaaatattatgaaaagaataaaattctTCATGAGGGTCATCGCAATTTACTTATTGACACGATTTCCAAATATATAAAAGCAAAGGGTTATAAATTATCAATTTCGCAATGTGCTGATTTGGAGAAGGAAATCTGTAAAATTTTTCCTTCAGAAGAATTG GAATATTATAATACTGGGAAAAGAGGTAAACTTTACAACaagatatttaatttaaaacgacTATCAAAAGGTATTTTCAAGTCTGAAGAAGAATCTGACACTAACTTGCGTGATGAATTAG TTCCGGAAAAAGATTCCAGTTTCGCTATTCAAATTCTTCGAAGTGGACACTATAGTAACGATGAAATGGACTTATATTGGAGGAAATGTTATCAATGTAGATTTAAGCAAATTAAGGAATCAAAGTCTACATCCGAGATCTTAAAATTATGGCCTGAATACATCAAACCTTCCGGATATACATTA ATTGACATCGATTTTGGTCTTAAGTATCCACAAGCTAAAGACATGAAAACTAA aatCGAGGatattttctattctatattGCCTACATTATTTGTTTCCACCTCAGCAGAAAGTAGTTACAGACAAAGCCGGAGCCAAAATCAGAAAAAAGTTTACCGTAACAGATTCCCAAGATTCGTTTGCCATAGTTGCAGAAACCAAAGAGGAACTGGATATGAAATTAAAACTCCTTAA
- the LOC124419810 gene encoding uncharacterized protein LOC124419810 isoform X1, translating into MESSETDESTKKQILKYYEKNKILHEGHRNLLIDTISKYIKAKGYKLSISQCADLEKEICKIFPSEELEYYNTGKRGKLYNKIFNLKRLSKGIFKSEEESDTNLRDELVPEKDSSFAIQILRSGHYSNDEMDLYWRKCYQCRFKQIKESKSTSEILKLWPEYIKPSGYTLIDIDFGLKYPQAKDMKTKWVLTESKLLHLLQSKVPNVTVSKMLTNLKSCDSESRIFSILYCLHYLFPPQQKVVTDKAGAKIRKKFTVTDSQDSFAIVAETKEELDMKLKLLKLQKCNIQPRLLILGEIANVKEIFVYFDEIKYPMVQIITAVDILFKIFFVFNLEFPIESDLFYNFMQQFFYEINSEKKYSL; encoded by the exons ATG GAATCTTCAGAAACCGATGaatctacaaaaaaacaaattttaaaatattatgaaaagaataaaattctTCATGAGGGTCATCGCAATTTACTTATTGACACGATTTCCAAATATATAAAAGCAAAGGGTTATAAATTATCAATTTCGCAATGTGCTGATTTGGAGAAGGAAATCTGTAAAATTTTTCCTTCAGAAGAATTG GAATATTATAATACTGGGAAAAGAGGTAAACTTTACAACaagatatttaatttaaaacgacTATCAAAAGGTATTTTCAAGTCTGAAGAAGAATCTGACACTAACTTGCGTGATGAATTAG TTCCGGAAAAAGATTCCAGTTTCGCTATTCAAATTCTTCGAAGTGGACACTATAGTAACGATGAAATGGACTTATATTGGAGGAAATGTTATCAATGTAGATTTAAGCAAATTAAGGAATCAAAGTCTACATCCGAGATCTTAAAATTATGGCCTGAATACATCAAACCTTCCGGATATACATTA ATTGACATCGATTTTGGTCTTAAGTATCCACAAGCTAAAGACATGAAAACTAAGTGGGTTTTAACGGAAAGTAAATTGTTGCATCTGCTTCAGTCTAAAGTACCCAATGTTACCGTTTCAAAAATGCTAACAAATTTAAAGTCGTGCGATAGTG aatCGAGGatattttctattctatattGCCTACATTATTTGTTTCCACCTCAGCAGAAAGTAGTTACAGACAAAGCCGGAGCCAAAATCAGAAAAAAGTTTACCGTAACAGATTCCCAAGATTCGTTTGCCATAGTTGCAGAAACCAAAGAGGAACTGGATATGAAATTAAAACTCCTTAAACTTCAAAAATGTAACATCCAACCAAGGTTGCTAATTCTTGGTGAAATTgcaaatgttaaagaaatttttgtttattttgatgaaattaaatatCCAATGGTACAAATAATCACCGCTGTAgatattctatttaaaatattctttgtgTTTAACTTGGAGTTTCCTATAGAAtctgatttattttataattttatgcaacaatttttttatgaaattaattcagaaaagaaatattcactgtaa
- the LOC124419810 gene encoding uncharacterized protein LOC124419810 isoform X2 codes for MEYYNTGKRGKLYNKIFNLKRLSKGIFKSEEESDTNLRDELVPEKDSSFAIQILRSGHYSNDEMDLYWRKCYQCRFKQIKESKSTSEILKLWPEYIKPSGYTLIDIDFGLKYPQAKDMKTKWVLTESKLLHLLQSKVPNVTVSKMLTNLKSCDSESRIFSILYCLHYLFPPQQKVVTDKAGAKIRKKFTVTDSQDSFAIVAETKEELDMKLKLLKLQKCNIQPRLLILGEIANVKEIFVYFDEIKYPMVQIITAVDILFKIFFVFNLEFPIESDLFYNFMQQFFYEINSEKKYSL; via the exons ATG GAATATTATAATACTGGGAAAAGAGGTAAACTTTACAACaagatatttaatttaaaacgacTATCAAAAGGTATTTTCAAGTCTGAAGAAGAATCTGACACTAACTTGCGTGATGAATTAG TTCCGGAAAAAGATTCCAGTTTCGCTATTCAAATTCTTCGAAGTGGACACTATAGTAACGATGAAATGGACTTATATTGGAGGAAATGTTATCAATGTAGATTTAAGCAAATTAAGGAATCAAAGTCTACATCCGAGATCTTAAAATTATGGCCTGAATACATCAAACCTTCCGGATATACATTA ATTGACATCGATTTTGGTCTTAAGTATCCACAAGCTAAAGACATGAAAACTAAGTGGGTTTTAACGGAAAGTAAATTGTTGCATCTGCTTCAGTCTAAAGTACCCAATGTTACCGTTTCAAAAATGCTAACAAATTTAAAGTCGTGCGATAGTG aatCGAGGatattttctattctatattGCCTACATTATTTGTTTCCACCTCAGCAGAAAGTAGTTACAGACAAAGCCGGAGCCAAAATCAGAAAAAAGTTTACCGTAACAGATTCCCAAGATTCGTTTGCCATAGTTGCAGAAACCAAAGAGGAACTGGATATGAAATTAAAACTCCTTAAACTTCAAAAATGTAACATCCAACCAAGGTTGCTAATTCTTGGTGAAATTgcaaatgttaaagaaatttttgtttattttgatgaaattaaatatCCAATGGTACAAATAATCACCGCTGTAgatattctatttaaaatattctttgtgTTTAACTTGGAGTTTCCTATAGAAtctgatttattttataattttatgcaacaatttttttatgaaattaattcagaaaagaaatattcactgtaa